CGATATCCTGAGTAAATATTAAGCGACCTTAATGAAACtctgtatgtagactaacatgaGAAAGATCTCGGATTAGTGTGAAAAAAGCGTGATTTGACTTAAATTTACGAAGTTAtagccctttgcactaataattatttttggacCTTATGAGCAAGAAAACCTGAGTATATATAAACCGaccttaatgaaactttgtatgtagactaatattagaaagatctcggacaagGTCGAAAATCAGCTTTATGCGATTGTAACTAACAGAGTAATTGTGCttttcaataataataattgaaccTTGTGGACACGAtaatttgagtaaatatgaaccgagctttataactttgtatataatagactaacattggaaatatctcggACAAGTCGAAAATGAGCTTGATTCAACAGTACTTtaaggagttattgccctttgcactaataattattattggaccttgtgattAAGATagcttgagtaaatatgcacccaGCTTAATTTAAACTTTATATGTAGACTAACGTTAGAAAGATCTTCGCGAGTTCAAAAATGAGCTTTTTTCGACTCAATTACTTTAACttaattacagagttatttccctttgcgATAATACTTTTTGAACCTTTTGAAGTTAATAAGcaccaatcttaatgaaactttatatgCAGATCTATTAGATATATGTTCCTATTTAATGAAcaatcagttggctagtaaatgacataactaatagttatcaaatatcagaccgttaaggcccattggctTCTTGTTCACTATGTTGTGTCTCAGcaggggaacagaacccagtGCCTACCTTACAAGGGCGGGCGCGCAACAGACCAAAGGCTAAAAGTAAGTCGTTGTCGAGGGAGATGTAATGCAGAAGAAAGTTAGttagaaagagagaaaaatacAATCCTTCATTAATTCGTCTTTCACGATTCTTGATGGAAAACAAAAAGAACCCGTTCATTCTGCAAGTCTTGTTTAATGACGTTATGTGTttataatgatgtcataattaatgtttaataatgACATGAATGAAACACAGTAAAGGTATACATGTTTGTGAAGAAATAACCTTCATTTTcgtttattttcaataaatggTCTGTAATGAACATCAAGCCCATGTAATTACACTAGAGTTATCGTCATAAAATGGTTTGCTGCTGCAGCCAATAAGATAAGGAGACTAAGGAAGTACCTTCTCGCTTTGATTATACGTCTTTACGTTTGAAATTGATAGTCTAGCTACTAAACCCaggaaaataatgataaatgattAAAACTCTGGACTGTTCTATTAATTCCAGTTAAATACTCTAATTGGAAAAcattatgtaattataagagAGACAATACTTCCTAGTTAATCTAAGACAGCCTAAGTTATTTTGGTATTGTGTTATTCTATTCAAATGTCCTATAACTAACTAAAGTCATTAAAATCCTTTCCATTGTTGTATATTGTGTAAATGGTATACGTTTTGCTTGTGACTTCTGTCTAGATTACTTATGTACACGACCCGATCCAATACCGCTATATCGATACATTAGTAACGGGTGATATTGGTAAAGCAGGATATGTTTctgttttatgtttgttttggccatcaaaatccacatttgttattattttattttacgcGGGTAAAACTAGTAAGCTTTAATggccatttttgttttctttatggTTTTCGCTGTGTAACTATGTCAGAGATCCTTTATGGATTGTTAGCACACGCAGTCGCCGTATGATCACTTTGTAACTTACTCTCCTTCAGGCGGCGATATAGTTACctgcattaaaatatttttggatTAAGTAAGCCAAATGCTATTGGCAGACAATTTTATCCTAAATGCCTGATGCATTACTTCCGTTCTTCCGTTTTATTTGATGGATTAGATAGAATAGTGCTATATCGTATATCTTACGTGTTGCCTTAAAAATATCAACACGGTTCCGCCCCctgaaataaataattgcatttCGATTAGATTTAACACCTGTCTGGCTTCTCGATTGGTTTTTCCTAACTTCATATAATGTCGAAATGGACTGAATTCATATCCAACAACTGATTAATATCTCGTCGCAACACCGCGATTATTAGGTTAGTGTATTAAAGCGTCATTACATAATAGAAATTACGAAACATGAACACCAATAACACTTCCTTATTGGCAGCAAGGTTTCTTCATAGTATTTCTATCTATTCCCTACACAATTACAGATTAATTCATggttgtgtatatatatcataaatacattAATCTTAAAATGGTTACATTTTAGTAatttagttttctttttttttccaaatagtAATTATCTTAAACATTTGATGAGTGTAAGAATAACTTATTATAACAAATAGTAGTTGTTATATATTTTCCgtttattttgttgtaattaAAAGCTAGAAACGCGAAAAGGAAATCaatcttttatttttctttaattgaaACACAATCCAGTGCAAAATTTCCAATTTGTAAGCCGACAGCCACAAAAACACCattgttacatttgtatgtcctgCTATCGAAATTCCACGACACTCGTCACATCTTACACAGGAAGAAAACGTTCACTTTACCTCATCTAAACCTGTACACCTTAGATTTACCTGCTTACCCGATCTCCATCTGATATTTACCTAAACGTTACATGAATTATGGAAAAATATGTAATTGTCAGGCAAATATCAGATAATTTTATGTGATTTTGACCAGATCATCAGGTACAAATTATGTGACTATCTAAACTCAGGTACGGGTATTTTGACTGCAGCGTACAACATGGTAATCCAGACAATAGGAACCATATGACCTTATTATGCAAAAAAACCCAGAGACACAATAACATGTGGAAAAGGAATGGTTCCACATAAGTTCATGTTttacttgttattttatgtgtgtatttttttgatgttttttgtttttttgtttcagCCACCTCAACTTGTAATACATTACCCCATCACATTATATGGTCATCTTAGTATGTAGTCTGCAGTGGATTCACTTTTTTCTCGGGAACGATATGACTGATTTCTAACAAACTCTCGAAACCTAATACCTGTAGTGTTTTTATACTTATTGATAAGCTCAAAACATATTAGTTATTATCTTAAAAAAAGTGTAACTGAAGTAAATATGACTTTCAAATGAATTCATAATTATGAACGTtgttaattatatatctttGATGAGCAGTGGCGTCACTAGGAAAATAAATCTTATTTCTAAAGGGATCTGGTGTGAATGTATCGCATTCAAAGAGAGGTAACTCCTGTTATAATAACTCTTGAATTAGTTTTGCTCCTACCGTTTACTGATTTGTTACTGGCTTTAGCTGTGAGATATTTCTCTCTCAACCACTAGAGTATGACAAATTGCACGTTTAATCTCTTAAACCTGAAGAAACAATTAGCTGACGTCATGACTTAATGCGATGTAACCGTGGTCTGCATGATATCATTAATTTTGAAGTGCAATCTACAGAACCATATTCATGTTGCGTTTAAGGCTTAAATTATCTTAGCTTTTTTTGTATATGGGAGACAATGAATCCTACTTCTAAAGAGTATGAGAAATAAATCACAACACTCGAGGTAATTCATAAATGTCCATCCCACGGCAAGCCTCGAGttggacgttcatgaattacccctcgggttTATGATGTCGTTGTTATACTCTCTAGGTAGGGGAAAATTCTATTATAACATGTTGTATATTCAAATTGTCTACACTATACAGAAATGCATTATTTTCAACCCAGGGTATTTTTGGTCtttgtatgtttatgtaatcGTCCGAAACGTGCATTACGTAGGGCATGTTTCAAATTTCCGTGCATTTTTCACCAATAGGAACATCATAACATTAGGTACCTTAAGAATCTCCGAGACTGTTTAGTCACATACTCAAcgataggtatgaaaaatcggaaaaatttcaaataatatttccactatacattgtgttttatttgCATCATCTGACACACacataaatatgtaaacaataacaaaactatctttttattatttgcCAGCGTTGCGGTTTGCACACGGTGGCACTCCATTTAGTGGCTCTAGAATAGAGCTTAAATTTCTACAGTATCGGTGCAACGTTTTTAAAAACTGACAATTGACATAATACTCATCAAGACAGATACGACCATACTATGTATACTGGAATGCACTGAACCATTAAGAATGTTACCGTTGACATTACGACCGACTGCTTACTacagtaatgttacatttatcCATTTGGTGGTATGAACAAGATATAAAGTTCATAGTGTctatattttgaatttataaccagagtaaaatgttcattaaaggttgcattacatatttataatcatttataataacttaaGATTGTACATGGAATGTCCATATTATCAACCATTTAAGTCTGTTCTTTTTGTATGGTAGACAAGGCAGAATTTCGTCGAACTACTTAGTAAGTCTCCAAGAGTGTTACGTGTATACAAAAAGATAATGTGTCGCTTTTATCGGTTAGAGATAGATTTAATTACCCGTTTTTTATGTTGATTTGCTGTGATCCTTTTTAGTCTTATTGTTAGTCTGTCCATGACCTGATTTATACAAGGTCATATTATTAACTGTTTGATGTTAAAAAACGTTCGACTCATTCTAATCACAATCTTTTAATTACCTTTCTCTGCTGGTTCTGACGAAATTCTGGCAGACGTGTTAGTGTTATATTACGTAAATACATTGTTGATTGTCTTTTATGGGTTATAGATATACCATCTGTTTTCTCAGAaccatatttatatacaaatactaGCTGTCGTCTAAGGTTGACAAGAAGATATACACACAGGAAACACCTTTTAAATGCTAATGTTAAAATGCAAGTGCGTTGATATTTCATGTAGTTATATTAACTTAACATTCAGGGCACCCAAAGAAAGATATTACGATGTCATAAACTCGAATATGGATATTTTTCAATGTCAATGCAGATATGATCgattatgatatttttgcaaaacTGCCCAACCGATGTCCATCACAGCGTTCTCACCATTACAGAAATATTAGTGTATTAAGGCTTttagagttttttttatatcgtTTAAGGATTATATgcattatacatttttatatatttaaggaGTTTTAAAAGATGTTGTTTAAACAAAATGGAATTAGCACAGTCTACTTAGATATAGTTGATCTTGAACAAACACAAATGTTGTGATCAATCATTATAACACTTATAGTTTGTACTTAGGTGACTGTGATTTGTTTGCCAGTGTACGAATGAATATATCCTTGATCTTCTGCCAAATATATAAGGCACATTGAGACGACATCCTTCGTTGACCTGATTCAGATCCTAGCTATGCATGCTATTTTAAACACTGCTAGCTCCTTTTTCTATTTACACATTAGCAATAGTATGTTCTTGGAGTGTAGTATCACTTGTTCTCTCAGTAAGAGTCTGCCAGATAGCAATTAAAATGAGCAAGATGTCGACTATTTCCATGAGATAAAACATGGTCATACCGCAGTCTGTCAAAACACGCACGTCATATATACAGTCAGCACATAACAAAcacaggaggccgtccttaattTACCATAACTGTTATTAGGACGTCAAACAGTTTATCGTGTTaactcactgaagcatgcataATTTCATTTCTTGGTTTGTTAACAGcaaaggtaatttaaggacagcctcccctGTATGCAATGTGCTGCGTGTGTGAATGTTTTATATTTCGCGAAAGGAATGATAGAATTGTACCTATTGCCCTGAttgaatgatcgtaaaaggggctagattttaaattatatttcccttattgatttttttttgaagtATCTCTTCACACCGACTTATTTTGGTGTTGAGTTGAGCGCTTGTGAAGAAGGTTCTTAGTTCTTAGCctgtatgtatacaaatatatacttttGATCACGCTAATTTCGACTAATGcctgtacatgtatgaacaaAAGGTGGCGTGCTTCAGTAAACATAGCACCATAAATTTGACAAGAGtaccactatcacaaggagacacaacacaaatattcgAGTTTTAACAGAATGTTTATTTCACAGAATTAGGTTTGGGAATAAAAAGTACACTTGGGGTACTATGTCAGTAGCAAACTATATACTCGGGGTACTATGTTAGTAAGGTATACTCGGGGTACTAAGTCATTAAGGTATACTCGGGGTACTATGTCAGTAAAGTATACTCGGGGTACTATGTCAGTAGCAAACTATATACTCGAGGTACTTTGTCAGAAGCAAAAGGTATACTCGGGGACTATGTCAATAGCAAAAGGTATACTCGGGGTACTATGTCAATAGCAAAAGGTATAGTCGGGGTACTATGTCAGTAACAAACTATATACTCGGGGTACTATGTCAATAGCAAAAGGTATACTCGATGTACTATATGTCAATAGCAAAAGGTATACTCGGTGTACTATGTCAATAGCAAAAGGTATACTCGGTGTACTATGTCAATAGCAAAAGGTATAGTCGGGGTACTATGTCAGTAACAAACTATATACTCGGGGTACTAAGTCAATAGCAAAAGGTATACTCGGTGTACTATGTCAGAAGTAAAAGGTATACTCGGGGTACTATGTCAATAGCAAAAGGTATACTCGGTGTACTATGTCAATAGCAAAAGGTATAGTCGGGGTACTATGTCAGTAACAAACTATATACTCGGGGTACTAAGTCAATAGCAAAAGGTATACTCGGTGTACTATGTCAGAAGTAAAAGGTATACTCGGGGTACTATGTCAGTAGCAAAAGAATACTTTTGAGAGAAACGACACTATCGCTACTTTGTTTGTTGCCATAGAGtataaattgtgaatttcatcacatttatttcaaaaacgaAAAGAATCAAACAACAATGTCTGTTTTAGTTCTCCCCAGATAACAATGAGTATACACATGTGATTTAACaaaccattggtatatattattGAGTATTgattaagttttttttcttaaatgagGACTATAGTTAAATTTTTAACTTAATATCATTTGTGCTAATTTTTTTCGGAATGTTCTTGAGGAATATAATGTGGTAACAATGACTGGAATTCACATATGATATACATAGCTAACGTGTCCTTAATGGTTTGGTCGCCATTGGTCGTCCACCCATGTAATATAGGAGACTATCATGGTTACCGTAAACGTAGTTATTAAAGCGCTGATAAATTGTAgcacaaaaaaattatttaaattagttACCTTTTCTTCATGAATAAGTGCTTCAACGACAACGCTGAAATGAAACTACAGCTGAAATGAAGCTACCGCTAAAATGAAACTACTGCTAAAATTAAACTACCGCTGAAATTAAACTACAGCTAAATGGAACTACTGCTTTAATGAAACTAGCGCTGAAATGAAACTACCGCTTCAATTAAACTACAGCTAAATGAAACTACTGCTAAAATGAAGCTACCGCTAACATGAAACTATCGCTAAAATTAAACTACAGCTAAATGAAACTACCGCTATAATGAGTAGGTTTACAGTATTACAGCTTTAACTACATATCAATTATAGACCTCTTttgaggtccatatggtgttatatcaccAGAGTAGATAAATAATGAACGAGGTCATTATCTTAAATTCTATAAGGgcaatattataatatatttctgttttatattgtatgcattttttaacgtaaaacGTTTTGTTGAACTAGATAAAGAAACGACTTAAGGTCATTTTCAGGACTCTCGCTCAGTTATTCAATATCCGTTTCCTCTGTTTCTTCCACTGACACTGGTTTAGGGTTTGGcaaaaaataatgatacatACAACGAAATGGATAGGTCAATGTACCTCTGATAATCTCGTAGTTAGTGGCGATAGCAGGGTTTGGTAGGTCACCGATTGTGACACTTGATCCGCTTCTGATTCTTGCGGAGATACTGTCCTCAAGTTTTCGATCTGTTAGCGATATCCATAAACTTAATGTTTGACCTTCGTAATAATGCTTCAGGAAAACAACGTCCTTCCAAAGAACGATGGGCGAATACACATGCATTAGTTGATCAATGTTATCAACAACAAAAAGGAACGATACGACTTTCTTCTCGTCCATCCCGACCGTGCTAATGACCTTCGTGGTGATCACTGTCTCTCTTCTGTAGTAAATATCATCCAGGCACAGGGATAGTTGGTCCTTAATCGTACACAACGATATCGACCAGTACATGTTGCGTTGTTTATGAAAGGTTTTTGATTGCTCGTTAAGGTGGAACAGTTTCATGGTTATCAACTTGCCGGATTTAACGACTCTATATGCCTTGGCAATGTTAATGTCGATGTCAAGtacaaaatatgtcttgtttCTGTCTAGTAGATCGTAGTGAAAGATATTAAATGTACATACTGTTCTGTGGGACTGCTTCTTTGATAAACTCAGGTTTTGATAAACCTCCGTCTTAGTACGGGGTCTACATAACATGTTGACTGAATTCACTGTAACACAAGAAACAAGACTTTTTGATAAGAAACATTGTACATGGAGTTAGGTGTAATACTAAGTATTAACTAGTGTTTTCTAAATTATCAGCagtttttatcattttgcaCTGGTAATAAACAAGTGGAAAAAGAAATAGGTTTTTTCAACTggtgtgttatatacatgtaatgataataataaagtCAATTAATCAAAATGAATCAAGGAATCAAATAACTTTTGGTCAAGTATACATAAAAAAGTACAGTATTTACAAGTCATAACATATCACACAGCATAAATCATAGTCAAACTATAATGAAGATAATACAAGGCAATAATCTATTAGAATGAGTCCAGAAAAACTTCTCTGCACTTTGTTCAAAAGATAAAAATGATGTGGCATTCCTGACATGGTTACGTAAAATTGACAGGTGTTAGATAGGTTAATGAAATAAGGTGATAAAACTGAATGGCCTCTATCACTCAAagtataattatcaaaatgacgTCTACTATTGGTAATTTTGGAAAACTTGCTGAAATTATCAGGATTATACATATACGTAGACAAACTCACCTTCATCGAATGGTAGAACCATATGGGCGGGCAAGCTAGGAATAAAATATCCTAGAGGGATGAGGATCGCTAGGAGAAGCACAGAAGTTACAGAACACCAAGCGGCCCAACTAGCCGCGATCCCTGATAGTAAAATCAAAAGACGACTTTGTGTAACACCATCTACCAGAGTTTCGAATGTGATCGGAACTATTTCGTCAGAAAGCAGTCTCATTGCAGCCAAACCTTGTTGTCTTTCTTACTTTTAAGTAAAATGATGACACTGAACAGGTTTGTGTAATGATGAATTCGTGCATTGGCATCGTCATATTCGCTTTATACAAAAATTGCTATTAACGCAAAGTTACTAGTTGGAGAAAGTGCTAAAATATAATTGCCCATAACGTAAATATGtactttatattataaatttaCAGTATATTACTTGAGTAATATAGATTTGCCTGCAACAAGCATTTCCATGGAAGGAGACAATGACATCGCTGTTTGTAACGTCGTTTCCTACTTGGTGATATATCGGCGTGATGATTTCATAGCAAACATAAAAATCACCAAAATGAACTTTGAAGAAGCGGTTATTTAAAAAAGATTGAATGTTCCACATTTCTACTGATATAACGCTATATGTATAAGGATTAACATTATTATCTGTTTATGCTaaggaaatatata
The nucleotide sequence above comes from Argopecten irradians isolate NY chromosome 1, Ai_NY, whole genome shotgun sequence. Encoded proteins:
- the LOC138321780 gene encoding uncharacterized protein isoform X1, with protein sequence MAERGDTEETYANQYGPDQRYYNQHGRDIDQVFGDQHGLDTDQGFSEQHGEDTDQEFGDQQLQLRKTQIRTIRLAPGLLVQFQQNRRPLFLINDVEHYPQRKHAEEEQKQEPIRIAASWAAWCSVTSVLLLAILIPLGYFIPSLPAHMVLPFDEVNSVNMLCRPRTKTEVYQNLSLSKKQSHRTVCTFNIFHYDLLDRNKTYFVLDIDINIAKAYRVVKSGKLITMKLFHLNEQSKTFHKQRNMYWSISLCTIKDQLSLCLDDIYYRRETVITTKVISTVGMDEKKVVSFLFVVDNIDQLMHVYSPIVLWKDVVFLKHYYEGQTLSLWISLTDRKLEDSISARIRSGSSVTIGDLPNPAIATNYEIIRGTLTYPFRCMYHYFLPNPKPVSVEETEETDIE
- the LOC138321780 gene encoding uncharacterized protein isoform X2; amino-acid sequence: MAERGDTEETYANQYGPDQRYYNQHGRDIDQVFGDQHGLDTDQGFSEQHGEDTDQEFGDQQLQLRKTQIRTIRLAPGLLVQFQQNRRPLFLINDVEHYPQRKHAEEEQKQEPILNSVNMLCRPRTKTEVYQNLSLSKKQSHRTVCTFNIFHYDLLDRNKTYFVLDIDINIAKAYRVVKSGKLITMKLFHLNEQSKTFHKQRNMYWSISLCTIKDQLSLCLDDIYYRRETVITTKVISTVGMDEKKVVSFLFVVDNIDQLMHVYSPIVLWKDVVFLKHYYEGQTLSLWISLTDRKLEDSISARIRSGSSVTIGDLPNPAIATNYEIIRGTLTYPFRCMYHYFLPNPKPVSVEETEETDIE